The window AATTAGAATATTAGATTATTTCACTTCCCTAAAAAATGTAGATACCAATAGAGTCGGAATTAGCGGAGGTTCCGGTGCTGGAAGTCATTCTATTTTAATGACTGCAATGGATGCTCGAATTAAGTTAAGTGCACCTGTAGTTGCCATGTCATCATACTTTTACGGCGGCTGCCCTTGCGAAAGTGGAATGCCAATTCACCAATGTGCCGGCGGAACAGATAATGTAGAATTAGCTGCAATGGCTGCACCAATGCCTCAATTGATTGTCTCAGATGGGAGCGATTGGACTGCACATACACCCGAACATGACTTCCCTTATCTGCAAAAAATGTATGGTTATTACGGTGTGACAAATAAAGTTGAGAATGTGCATTTGCCTGATGAGAAACATGATTTCGGAGTAAACAAACGCATTGCACTTTATGATTTTTTGATCAAATATTTCAAACTTAATGGAGCATCTGTAAAAGATAAAAGTGGAAAATATAATGAAAGTAAAGTAACCATCGAAAAAGAAAATGCCTTATTTGTTTTTGGCGACAAAGGAGAAAAATTGCCTAAAAATGCGGTGATCGGATTTGAAAATTTAGAAAAATTATTTCCTTATCAAACAAGTAAATAAGATGATTAACTTAAAGCAAGATAGGAGAAATTTTATAGGTAGTGTCGCGTTGTTGGCAGGATCATTTGTGATTCCTAATCAGTTATTTGCGTTGCCTAAAAGAGAAAAATACAAAATTGCGGTAATTGATTTGATGATTTTAAAACGTCAGAAAATTAGTGCTTTACAGCTTACAAAAGACATTGGTGCCGATGGTTTAGAAATTGATATGGGCGGTTTAGGCGATCGGGAAACCTTCGATAATAAACTCGCTAACCCATTAGTTAGGCAAGAATATCTTGATAAAGCAAAAGAACTTAATTTAGAAATTTGTTCGCTAGCAATGACTGGCTTTTATGCTCAATCATTTGCCACGCGACCAACTTACAAAAAAATGATTCAGGATTGTTTGGACACGGCTAAAGCAATGAATGTTAAGGTTGTGTTTCTTCCGCTAGGTGTTCAAGGTGATTTAGTTAAAAATCCAGAATTGCGAGAACCGATTGTAGAACGACTAAAAGTTGCAGGTAAATTGGCATCAAAAGCAGGTATAGTAATAGGAATTGAAAGTGCATTGGATGCAAATGGTGAGTTGCAACTTCTGAAAGAAGTAGGCTCCAGGTATGTTAAAAGTTATTTTAATTTTTCAAATGCGATTAAAAACGGCAGAGATCTTCATCAAGAATTAAGGATTTTAGGTAATCGAAATATTATCCAAATCCATAGTACAAATGAAGATGGAGTTTGGCTGCAAAACGACCCAAAAGTCAATTTATTAAAGGTAAAAGACACTTTAGACAATATGGGTTGGAGTGGCTGGTTGGTTGTGGAGCGCTCTCGAGATGCAAATAATACGAAAGATGTTAAACGGAATTTTAGCGCTAACACCAGCTATTTAAAATCCATTTTTCAATCCATAAAATAAATATGAGACCAATTAGCTTAGCCTTTTTATTGATATTTTTATTCTGCCTAAAAGTTAGCGCAGTAGATATTTATGTATCCATAAAAGGCAATGATACTAATTTAGGTACAAAAGAAAAGCCGTTTGCCACCTTACATGCTGCTTTGCGTAACGCTAGAGAATTAAGGCGGTTAAAAGATCCGTCGGTTAAAGGAGGGATAAAAATTATTATTTCCGAAGGATTTTACAAATTACATGAGCCTTTAATTATTCGACCAGAAGATTCAGGAACCAAAGATGATCCAACTCAGATTATGAGTGTTGCTGGTGAAAAAGTTATACTGAGCGGTGGTGAAAAAATTATTGGTTGGAAAAAAATTATAGGTAATGTTGTCGGATTACCAAAAGAATCATTAGGAAAAATTTGGGTTGCAGATATTCCAAATTTAGGTGGAAGTGATTTGCAATTTAGACAAATGTGGGTAAATGGAATCAAAGCAATTCGGGCCAAAAATTATAGCGGCGATAAAATGGGCAGAATTTTTTCATGGGATAAGAAAAATCAAACCTGCAAAATCCCTTGGCAAAAAGGCATCAATTTAGCTGGAGTTAAGGGTATGGAAATGCTCATCCATCAATGGTGGGCAATTGCGAATTTGCGTGTGCAATCTGTCAAAGTTATCGGGAACTCTGCTGAACTTTCGTTTATGCAGCCAGAGAGTAGAATCCAATCTGAACATCCATGGCCAGCTCCCTGGATTTCAAAGGAAACTGGAAATTCTGCTTTCTATTTATCAAATGCCATACAATTTTTAAATGAACCAGGTGAATGGTTTGAAGATTTGCAAAATCATAAACTTTATTATTGGCCTCGATTAAATGAGAATTTGAAAACGGCAGATGTTTTTGTACCTTCTTTAGAAAACATAATTAAAGTTGAAGGAACCATTGATCATCCGGTATCCTTTATAAGTTTTACATCGCTTTCTTTTGAACATTCTACATGGTTAAGGCCATCTAAACAAGGTCATGTGCCGCACCAAGCGGGAATGTATATGCTTGATGCTTACAAATTAAAAACGCCTGGAACTGAACATAAAGCAACTTTGGAAAATCAAGCTTGGGTTGGCCGACCTTCAGCTGCTGTTGAAGTTTCTTCCGCAAACAACATTAATTTCGAATCATGCCAATTTTTACATCATGCCTCAACAGCTTTGGATTTTAACAAAGGCACTGTTGATAATGAAATTAAAGGGAATTTATTTAAAGATATTGGCGGTTCGGCCATATTAATTGGAACATTTTCTGATGAAGCTACTGAAGTTCATCTGCCTTTTAATCCTTCTGATAAAAGAGTGGTTTCTACCAACAATACAATTGAAAATAATTTAATAACTGATGTTACAAACGAAGATTGGGGCGCTGTTGGCATTGGTGCAGGTTATGTAAATGGCATAAAAATTCTGCATAATGAAATAAATAACGTTTCTTATTCCGGTATCAGTGTGGGTTGGGGATGGACAAAATCTCCAAATGTGATGCAGAATAATATTGTTAGCGGTAATAAAATCCACCATTACGGGAAGCATATGTACGATGTTGCTGGCATATACACCTTGTCGGCTCAGCCTGGTTCATTTATAACTGAAAATTGGGTTGATAGTATTTACAAGGCCCCTTATGCGCATCTTCCAAACCATTGGTTTTATTTATATACCGATGAGGGATCCTCTCAAATCACAATCAAGAATAATTGGACGCCTACCGAAAAATATCTTCAAAACGCTAACGGTCCGGGGAATATTTGGGAGAACAATGGTCCACAGGTTGCAGAAGAGATTAAAAAATCTGCAGGCTTGGAAAAACCTTTTCAAACGTTATTGAAGGAGAAATCATCTTACTTAAATGCAAATATTAATAAGGCTGAAGATAAATCGGTCGTTTTTGAACTGGTGTTTAAATCGAATGAGGTTCCCAGTTCAAAAAGTTTAAAGGTTTTCGCAAAAGAAAATAATTTGCTGCCATCTGCAGTTTATACATGGAATAATCACTTGGTTATCAATACTTCGAGCTTAAAAGTAGAAAGTTTACAACAAACTTTAAAACAGCTAAAAGCCATTGAAATAAAGCTCTACGATGACATGTTTTATGATTTTAACATAAAAAAGAATTGCAACGAAGCGCCTGTAGTAGAGTGGGATAACATAATATTATCAGCCAATTTAGTAAAAGATATAAAGCTTCAAAATGAATATATAAGTTACCATAAAACACAGTTCGAAAAATGGCCGGAAATTTCGAAAGGATTTTGTAATGCAGATTTTCAGCGCTTGGTTATTTATAAAAATGATCGGCAATTAATGCTAATCATAAGTATTCCCAAAGGGAAGAATTTAGATGATTTAAACCCAAAAACGACGCTAAATAATCCAAAGGTGGATGAATGGAATGGTATAATGAAAAAATATCAGGAGGGAATAGAAGGAACAAAACCTGGAGAGGTTTGGGTTTTCTTTAAACCTATAGATTAGTATGTAGTAAAACTTGTCATTGCGAGGCACGAAGCAATCTCACTATATAGGTAGGTGTAGCGTATGATTTAGAGATTGCTTCGTGCCTCTCAATGACGGAAACAAATATAAATAACGTTAAAAAATATTAATATGTTGAGATTAGGGATTTTAGGTTTAGGAGAAGGCAGAAGTACGATGTCGGCATCGCTGGCGAGCAAAAAATTTAAGTTGATTCAAATTTGCGACGCCAATAAAAAGCTTTGTGAGGAGCGAGCTTTAGAGTTCGATTTCCAAAACTGGACGACCAACTATGAAGATATGTTAACGAGTGATAAAATCGATATGATTGCGATTTATACACCGGATCACTTACATTTTGAACACATCAAGCAAGCCTTATTGCATGGCAAACATGTGGTTTGTACTAAACCATTTATTGATGATTTATCCCAGGCAAATGAACTTTTAGAGATCGCGAAAAAATCAAGAAAAAAGATTTTTGTTGGACAAAGCTCTCGCTTTTTTGAGCCTGCGATGCGCCAAAAGAAAGATTTTGATAAAGGCTTAATAGGAGAATTGATCACTATAGAAAGTCATTACCATGCAGATCACCGTTGGTTTTTGGCAAAAGGTTGGGCGCTAAAGCAGTCGTTTAAATGGTTGTACGGCGGTTTAAGTCACCCAGCAGATTTTGTTCGTTGGTACATGCCAGATATCGAAGAAGTTATGGGTTATGGTATGTTAAGCAGCAATGGACAAAAAGCCGGCTTAAAAAATCATGATACAATGCACTTTATTTTTAAAGCTAAAGATGGAAGAATTGCAAGGGTAAGTGGTGCTTATACAGGGCCTACACAACCTGCAAGTCGAGATAGCGGAATGACTTGTATTTTAAGAGGAACGGAAGGTGCTAGTCAGGCCGATTATCATGAACTTCGTTATGCTGTCACCACGAAAACAGGTGAAGAAAAGATTATCAATTGGGGAGATGCGACTTTAAAACATTATTTCCGTTTTGAAGGGCAAAGCCATCATGCAGGTGAATACCAAAATTACCTTGATTATTTTGCTGATAGCATTGATAATAAATTTACTGCCTATCCTGATTTGAAAGAAGGAATTGGAACAATTGCACTTTTGCAGGCCATGGATAAATCGTTAGAAACTGGTTTACCAGTTAGGATTGATGATATTTTGACAGCAAATAACATTACAAGGGAATCGATAGGATTGTAAAGAGAAGTTACGTCACTCTGAATAGGCATGGCAAAAGTAAATACGACTATGTAAAAAGTAATTATGGTTATGTAAAAAGTAAATACGACTATGTAAAAAGTAATTAAGGCTATGTAAAAAGTAATTATGAGCATGGCAAAAGTAAATATGACTATGGCATTTGTAGGAACGAAGATCTCGCACTATGAAAAACTGCCATTAATACATTACCGACTAGCTGATTTTGTATTATAGAAAAAACTCAAACTAACCAAATAATTAATGGGCAACATTGTAGAACGCTTAACCACTTTAGATTACATAATTGTAGTCGCTTATCTAATTATCCTGATCGTTATCGGCTATCGAGCTAGTTTCTCGAAAACGAAAAACAAAGATGAAACACTGTTTCTAGCAAATAAATCTTTAGGTTGGGGTAGCATCGGCTTTAATATGTGGGGCACAAATGTAGGTCCGTCGATGTTGTTGGCTTTTGCAAGCATTGGTTACAGCACCGGCATTGTAGCGGTAAATTTCGATTGGTACGCATTTATATTCTTGTTTTTGTTAGCGATTGTTTTTGCACCGAAATATTTAGCTGCCAAGGTTAGCACCATGCCCGAATTTATGGGTAATCGATATGGTGATTCAACACAAAATATCTTGGCCTGGTACGCCTTAGTAAAGATTTTAATCTCTTGGCTTTCCTTGGGGTTATTTGCTGGAGGATTTTTAGTCCGACAAATTTTGGGTATTCCAATGTGGCAATCGGTAACTGTTTTAGTTGCTTTTGCTGGTCTGTTTACTTTTTTTGGCGGATTAAAAGCCATAGCAAAAGTGAACGTTTTCCAAATGATTTTGCTTATTGCGGTTTCACTAGCTTTAATGTTTTTAGGCTTACAAAAAGTGGGCGGAATTTCTGCACTTTATCATAAAACACCAAGCCATTTTTGGAATTTAATTCAGCCTGCAAGCGATCCAAAATATCCGTGGTATGCAATATTATTAGGTTATCCGGTGGCTGCAGTAGCATTTTTCTGTACCGATCAATCTATGGTTCAGTCGGTTTTAGGAGCAAAAAATTTAAAGCAAGGTCAGTTGGGCGTAAGCTTTATAGGTTGGTTAAAAATACTTTCGCTACCACTGTTCATTGGTACGGGAATTATTTGCTATGTACTTTTTCCCAATTTAAAAAATCCAGACGAGGCATACATGACAATGGTAACCAGTTTATTTCCTCCAGGGATGAATGGACTTGTAATCGTAGTACTT is drawn from Pedobacter mucosus and contains these coding sequences:
- a CDS encoding sodium:solute symporter family transporter; translated protein: MGNIVERLTTLDYIIVVAYLIILIVIGYRASFSKTKNKDETLFLANKSLGWGSIGFNMWGTNVGPSMLLAFASIGYSTGIVAVNFDWYAFIFLFLLAIVFAPKYLAAKVSTMPEFMGNRYGDSTQNILAWYALVKILISWLSLGLFAGGFLVRQILGIPMWQSVTVLVAFAGLFTFFGGLKAIAKVNVFQMILLIAVSLALMFLGLQKVGGISALYHKTPSHFWNLIQPASDPKYPWYAILLGYPVAAVAFFCTDQSMVQSVLGAKNLKQGQLGVSFIGWLKILSLPLFIGTGIICYVLFPNLKNPDEAYMTMVTSLFPPGMNGLVIVVLIAVLVGTIGSSLNSLSTVFTMDVYVKKINPQASNKQIIRVGRLAVVAGCIFAVIVVLAIDNIKGLNLFDVFQSVLGFIAPPLSVVFLLTVFWKKTTKKAVNFTLSIGSILSLGIGITYLWILPPSEYTFWPHYLMLSFFIFAGLLIIAILISLFDQSPSVYQVNEEHQANIEKPDRTVWISWIALAIVMIALYIFFNGH
- a CDS encoding sugar phosphate isomerase/epimerase family protein; this translates as MINLKQDRRNFIGSVALLAGSFVIPNQLFALPKREKYKIAVIDLMILKRQKISALQLTKDIGADGLEIDMGGLGDRETFDNKLANPLVRQEYLDKAKELNLEICSLAMTGFYAQSFATRPTYKKMIQDCLDTAKAMNVKVVFLPLGVQGDLVKNPELREPIVERLKVAGKLASKAGIVIGIESALDANGELQLLKEVGSRYVKSYFNFSNAIKNGRDLHQELRILGNRNIIQIHSTNEDGVWLQNDPKVNLLKVKDTLDNMGWSGWLVVERSRDANNTKDVKRNFSANTSYLKSIFQSIK
- a CDS encoding Gfo/Idh/MocA family protein gives rise to the protein MLRLGILGLGEGRSTMSASLASKKFKLIQICDANKKLCEERALEFDFQNWTTNYEDMLTSDKIDMIAIYTPDHLHFEHIKQALLHGKHVVCTKPFIDDLSQANELLEIAKKSRKKIFVGQSSRFFEPAMRQKKDFDKGLIGELITIESHYHADHRWFLAKGWALKQSFKWLYGGLSHPADFVRWYMPDIEEVMGYGMLSSNGQKAGLKNHDTMHFIFKAKDGRIARVSGAYTGPTQPASRDSGMTCILRGTEGASQADYHELRYAVTTKTGEEKIINWGDATLKHYFRFEGQSHHAGEYQNYLDYFADSIDNKFTAYPDLKEGIGTIALLQAMDKSLETGLPVRIDDILTANNITRESIGL
- a CDS encoding L-rhamnose mutarotase gives rise to the protein MRPISLAFLLIFLFCLKVSAVDIYVSIKGNDTNLGTKEKPFATLHAALRNARELRRLKDPSVKGGIKIIISEGFYKLHEPLIIRPEDSGTKDDPTQIMSVAGEKVILSGGEKIIGWKKIIGNVVGLPKESLGKIWVADIPNLGGSDLQFRQMWVNGIKAIRAKNYSGDKMGRIFSWDKKNQTCKIPWQKGINLAGVKGMEMLIHQWWAIANLRVQSVKVIGNSAELSFMQPESRIQSEHPWPAPWISKETGNSAFYLSNAIQFLNEPGEWFEDLQNHKLYYWPRLNENLKTADVFVPSLENIIKVEGTIDHPVSFISFTSLSFEHSTWLRPSKQGHVPHQAGMYMLDAYKLKTPGTEHKATLENQAWVGRPSAAVEVSSANNINFESCQFLHHASTALDFNKGTVDNEIKGNLFKDIGGSAILIGTFSDEATEVHLPFNPSDKRVVSTNNTIENNLITDVTNEDWGAVGIGAGYVNGIKILHNEINNVSYSGISVGWGWTKSPNVMQNNIVSGNKIHHYGKHMYDVAGIYTLSAQPGSFITENWVDSIYKAPYAHLPNHWFYLYTDEGSSQITIKNNWTPTEKYLQNANGPGNIWENNGPQVAEEIKKSAGLEKPFQTLLKEKSSYLNANINKAEDKSVVFELVFKSNEVPSSKSLKVFAKENNLLPSAVYTWNNHLVINTSSLKVESLQQTLKQLKAIEIKLYDDMFYDFNIKKNCNEAPVVEWDNIILSANLVKDIKLQNEYISYHKTQFEKWPEISKGFCNADFQRLVIYKNDRQLMLIISIPKGKNLDDLNPKTTLNNPKVDEWNGIMKKYQEGIEGTKPGEVWVFFKPID